Proteins from one Ornithobacterium rhinotracheale genomic window:
- the ligA gene encoding NAD-dependent DNA ligase LigA — translation MSIEEKIQQLRQEINHYNYQYYVLDQSEISDFDFDMKLKELQDLEEQNPEFFDPNSPTQRVGGSVTKNFPTVQHAYRMYSLGNSYSEDDLLEWTQRVEKDLGDVTYFCELKYDGASISLTYENGNLTHAVTRGDGIMGDEITTNVRTIRSIPLKIHGDCPPVFYMRGEIIMPLKAFNALNDEREELGLEPFMNPRNTASGTLKLQDSSEVAKRGLEALMYNVAGENLPFDSQETMLETARKWGFKVPNAGKKCNNIQEILEFVHYWDQKRHELPYETDGVVVKVNSMIQQDELGFTAKSPRWAIAYKFKAEQAYTKLNSIDYQVGRTGAVTPVANLNPVLLAGTTVKRASLHNADIIEKLDVRIGDTVIVEKGGEIIPKIVGVDLSQRPAGTEPTKFIAECPECGTPLKRNEGEAAYYCPNEDGCAPQIKGRLVHFVSRRAMDIESIGAETIALLYQQNLVNNIADLYRLKKEDILPLERMAEKSADNIIHALEESKKMPFAKVLYGIGIRYVGETVAKKLVKAFPSIDELMQASVDELEAVDTIGTRIAESVKEYFAKPEHQQLIEDLKSFGLQMQAEQQEMLSQKLEGLSFLFTGKLTAFTRDQAKEMVEKNGGKIVSSVSKNLNYLVVGEKAGSKLKKAQAIDSIKIITENQFLDLIQ, via the coding sequence ATGAGTATTGAAGAAAAAATCCAGCAATTACGCCAAGAAATCAATCATTATAATTACCAATATTATGTTTTAGATCAATCGGAAATCTCTGATTTTGATTTCGATATGAAACTAAAGGAATTGCAAGATTTAGAGGAGCAAAATCCTGAGTTTTTTGATCCCAATTCGCCTACACAAAGGGTAGGAGGTAGTGTGACCAAAAATTTCCCGACCGTTCAGCACGCTTATCGTATGTATTCTTTAGGGAACTCTTATTCAGAAGATGATTTGCTTGAGTGGACACAGCGTGTGGAGAAAGATTTAGGCGATGTGACATACTTTTGTGAGCTTAAATATGATGGAGCTTCCATTAGCTTAACCTATGAAAACGGAAATCTCACGCACGCCGTAACGCGCGGCGATGGCATCATGGGCGATGAGATTACGACCAATGTTCGCACAATCCGTAGCATTCCGTTGAAAATCCATGGAGATTGTCCGCCCGTATTTTATATGCGTGGAGAAATCATTATGCCCTTAAAAGCTTTTAATGCGTTGAACGACGAGCGAGAAGAATTAGGTTTAGAGCCATTTATGAATCCGCGTAACACTGCCAGCGGAACACTCAAATTGCAAGATTCAAGCGAGGTGGCTAAGCGAGGCTTAGAAGCTTTAATGTATAATGTGGCGGGCGAAAATTTACCATTTGATTCGCAAGAAACCATGCTCGAAACTGCTCGGAAATGGGGTTTTAAAGTCCCAAATGCAGGAAAAAAATGCAATAACATTCAAGAAATTTTAGAATTTGTGCATTATTGGGATCAAAAGCGCCATGAATTGCCCTACGAAACCGATGGAGTGGTGGTGAAAGTAAATTCTATGATTCAGCAAGATGAACTTGGGTTTACAGCCAAATCGCCAAGATGGGCTATTGCTTACAAATTCAAAGCCGAACAAGCGTATACAAAATTAAACTCTATTGATTATCAAGTAGGTAGAACGGGTGCTGTAACGCCTGTGGCGAATCTAAACCCTGTGCTTTTGGCGGGAACCACAGTGAAAAGGGCTTCTCTGCACAATGCCGACATCATCGAGAAATTAGATGTAAGAATTGGTGATACCGTGATTGTAGAAAAAGGCGGAGAAATTATCCCGAAAATTGTGGGCGTAGATTTGAGTCAAAGACCAGCAGGAACGGAGCCTACGAAGTTTATTGCAGAATGTCCCGAGTGCGGAACGCCACTCAAAAGAAACGAGGGAGAAGCAGCATATTATTGCCCAAACGAGGACGGTTGCGCACCGCAAATCAAAGGGAGATTGGTGCATTTTGTGAGTCGTCGTGCAATGGATATTGAGAGTATAGGAGCAGAAACCATTGCTCTTTTGTATCAGCAAAATCTTGTGAACAACATTGCGGATTTATACCGATTGAAAAAAGAAGATATTTTGCCATTGGAACGCATGGCCGAAAAATCTGCCGACAACATCATTCACGCATTGGAAGAATCTAAGAAAATGCCGTTTGCCAAGGTTTTATACGGAATAGGTATTCGCTATGTGGGCGAAACGGTGGCTAAAAAATTAGTCAAAGCTTTTCCGAGCATAGATGAATTGATGCAAGCATCGGTTGATGAATTGGAAGCGGTGGATACCATTGGAACTCGCATTGCCGAGAGCGTGAAAGAATATTTTGCCAAGCCAGAGCATCAGCAGTTAATTGAGGATTTAAAGTCTTTTGGACTACAGATGCAGGCAGAGCAACAAGAAATGCTTTCTCAAAAATTGGAAGGGTTAAGTTTCTTGTTTACAGGGAAATTAACGGCCTTTACCCGTGATCAAGCCAAAGAAATGGTAGAGAAAAACGGTGGAAAAATCGTTTCTTCGGTGTCTAAAAACTTAAATTATTTGGTGGTGGGCGAAAAAGCAGGTTCAAAATTGAAAAAAGCTCAAGCTATAGATAGTATAAAAATTATTACAGAAAATCAATTTTTAGATTTGATTCAATAG
- a CDS encoding peptidogalycan biosysnthesis protein, giving the protein MPQFSSIKVQPNMVMSFRKNWREFSDYLQAMRTKYRTRAKRAFKKSNDLQFCTLTLNEIEQYKNEIYKQYQCVFENAEVKSYVLPPNYFYTLKKELKDDFELIAGFLDKKLVCFYTLIKNRNELESGFLGYDARYLQSHALYLRMLYEMVSAGIASKYAKIIFSRTALEIKSSVGATPEEVFVFAKAKNPILNRFLDKIVDFFYQEPDFEPRNVFK; this is encoded by the coding sequence TTGCCTCAGTTTTCAAGTATTAAAGTTCAGCCCAATATGGTGATGAGTTTTCGCAAAAATTGGAGAGAATTTTCGGACTATCTGCAAGCGATGCGCACCAAATATCGCACTCGAGCCAAGCGTGCGTTTAAGAAATCCAATGATTTACAATTTTGCACGCTCACGCTCAACGAAATTGAGCAGTATAAAAATGAGATTTACAAGCAATATCAGTGCGTTTTTGAAAATGCTGAGGTAAAATCCTATGTCTTGCCACCAAATTATTTTTACACGCTTAAAAAAGAGCTAAAAGACGATTTTGAGCTTATTGCAGGTTTTCTAGATAAGAAGCTAGTATGTTTTTACACTTTAATTAAAAACAGAAATGAGCTAGAATCTGGATTTTTGGGTTATGATGCTCGGTATTTGCAATCGCATGCTTTGTATCTGCGCATGTTGTATGAAATGGTTTCGGCGGGAATTGCTTCAAAATATGCCAAAATCATATTTTCTCGCACCGCTTTAGAGATTAAAAGCTCGGTTGGGGCGACGCCAGAGGAAGTTTTTGTGTTTGCCAAAGCCAAAAATCCGATTTTGAATCGTTTTTTGGATAAGATTGTGGACTTTTTCTATCAAGAGCCAGATTTTGAACCAAGAAATGTTTTCAAATAA
- a CDS encoding RNA polymerase sigma factor RpoD/SigA, with amino-acid sequence MRQLKITKQVTNRETASLDKYLQEIGKVDLITAEEEVELAQRIKAGDKIALEKLTKANLRFVVSVAKQYQNQGLSLPDLINEGNLGLIKAAQRFDETRGFKFISYAVWWIRQSILQALAEQSRIVRLPLNKIGSINKINKAYAALEQEHERAPSAEEISDQLDMTEEDVKESIKNSGRHVSMDAPLVEGEDSNLYDVLRSGESPNPDRELLNESLRIEIERALQTLTPREADLIRLYFGLNGQHPMTLEEIGETFDLTRERVRQIKEKAIRRLKHTSRSKILKTYLAR; translated from the coding sequence ATGCGCCAACTAAAGATTACAAAACAGGTAACCAACCGTGAAACTGCGTCGCTAGACAAGTATCTACAAGAGATTGGGAAAGTAGATTTGATTACTGCCGAAGAAGAGGTAGAACTCGCTCAAAGGATTAAAGCTGGTGACAAAATTGCGCTAGAAAAATTAACTAAAGCCAATTTAAGATTCGTGGTTTCGGTGGCAAAACAATACCAAAATCAAGGACTTAGCCTCCCAGATTTGATCAACGAAGGAAACCTAGGACTTATCAAAGCCGCTCAAAGATTCGACGAGACGCGTGGTTTCAAATTCATTTCTTATGCCGTATGGTGGATTCGCCAATCTATCTTACAAGCCTTGGCAGAGCAATCTCGTATCGTGAGATTACCACTGAACAAAATCGGTTCTATCAACAAAATCAACAAAGCCTATGCTGCCCTTGAGCAAGAGCACGAGCGAGCCCCTTCAGCCGAAGAGATTTCGGATCAGCTAGACATGACCGAGGAAGATGTAAAAGAATCCATCAAAAACTCTGGACGCCATGTCTCTATGGACGCTCCACTCGTGGAAGGAGAAGATTCAAACTTATACGATGTACTCCGCTCGGGCGAATCTCCAAACCCAGATCGCGAATTATTGAACGAATCGTTACGCATCGAGATTGAGCGAGCCTTGCAAACGCTTACTCCTAGAGAGGCAGATTTAATTCGTTTGTATTTTGGCTTAAACGGACAACACCCTATGACGTTGGAAGAAATCGGTGAAACTTTTGATTTAACGCGCGAACGTGTAAGACAAATTAAAGAAAAAGCCATTAGAAGACTTAAACACACCTCAAGAAGCAAAATTTTAAAAACTTATCTCGCAAGATAA
- the cas2 gene encoding CRISPR-associated endonuclease Cas2: MEELFTRLNQYRSMWILVSFDLPTETKLDRKRASKFRKQLLDDGFSMFQFSIYMRFCSSRENTEVHIKRVKDILPKHGRVAIFRITDKQFGMTEIFHSTKEVEKPPMYQQLELF; encoded by the coding sequence ATGGAAGAACTTTTCACTCGCTTAAACCAATATCGCTCTATGTGGATTCTTGTATCATTTGACCTGCCTACGGAAACCAAGCTCGACCGTAAAAGAGCTAGCAAATTTAGAAAACAATTGCTAGACGATGGATTCTCTATGTTTCAATTTTCAATCTATATGCGATTTTGCTCAAGCCGAGAAAACACAGAAGTGCATATAAAGCGAGTAAAAGACATTTTACCCAAACATGGGCGTGTAGCCATTTTTAGAATCACCGACAAACAGTTCGGTATGACAGAAATATTCCATAGTACCAAAGAGGTGGAAAAACCACCTATGTACCAGCAATTGGAACTTTTCTAG
- the cas1 gene encoding type II CRISPR-associated endonuclease Cas1: MLKRTLFFGNPAYLSTRNEQLVVRFPEKEKPERTLPIEDLGVIVLEHPQITITCRLLSKLSLNKVLVVQCDAQHMPASVFQPLSGHTLFSERLKNQLDMSLPLKKNLWQQTVQAKITNQAMHLEKNNIDARKLRRWIQEVKSGDGENHEAYAAAYYFQNIFPIEDFSRNQKGIPPNHWLNYGYAILRAVTARAITASGLLPALGIFHKNKYNAFCLADDLMEPYRPFVDQLINQMLANFELTEELTTTHKAELLKIPSLDVIIDGKKSPLMVAMSHTTSSFYECIESSRRKIAYPEFC, translated from the coding sequence ATGCTCAAAAGAACACTTTTCTTCGGTAATCCAGCTTATCTTTCCACACGGAATGAGCAACTCGTCGTTCGGTTTCCAGAGAAGGAAAAACCTGAACGCACTTTGCCTATTGAAGATCTCGGCGTCATTGTTCTTGAGCATCCTCAAATCACCATCACATGTAGATTATTGAGCAAACTTAGTTTAAACAAAGTCCTCGTCGTTCAATGTGATGCCCAGCATATGCCCGCTAGCGTATTTCAACCGCTTAGCGGGCATACGCTTTTTTCTGAGCGACTGAAAAATCAGCTTGACATGAGCCTACCGCTTAAGAAAAATTTATGGCAACAGACGGTGCAAGCCAAAATCACCAACCAAGCAATGCATTTAGAGAAAAATAATATTGATGCTCGAAAATTACGAAGATGGATCCAAGAAGTGAAAAGTGGTGATGGAGAAAATCATGAGGCTTATGCAGCAGCCTATTATTTTCAAAACATTTTCCCGATTGAGGATTTTTCTCGCAACCAAAAAGGCATTCCGCCCAATCATTGGCTAAATTATGGATACGCCATATTAAGAGCCGTCACAGCACGAGCCATTACGGCAAGTGGACTGCTTCCCGCTTTGGGCATTTTTCATAAAAATAAATACAATGCATTTTGCCTCGCAGATGATCTTATGGAACCTTATCGCCCCTTTGTTGATCAATTAATCAACCAAATGCTTGCTAACTTTGAGTTAACCGAAGAACTGACAACAACTCACAAAGCGGAATTACTAAAAATTCCTAGCCTAGATGTTATTATAGATGGCAAAAAAAGCCCTCTCATGGTTGCTATGAGCCACACAACAAGTAGTTTCTATGAATGTATAGAAAGCTCTAGAAGAAAAATCGCTTATCCTGAATTTTGCTAA